In a single window of the Phycisphaerales bacterium genome:
- the lepB gene encoding signal peptidase I — protein MKTSEPRPSRRAQPQKESWIEQSASFIGFFIYLLILKSFFLPLFIIPTGSMAETLRGAHAFCTCPNCGVAFAVGWQPLHGMQPYHPVTQCPNCRWRQSPQSPAAIAPPRGQPDNRSARPLAATAGDRIFVHGWTYDWPFAAVPGLGPARWDVVVFKVPTDGQTNYIKRLIALPGERVELINGDVFINDELAAKPDLVQRSLWFPYYNHDFAPRQPAGQANYWPRWAPLGGTGWEALDTRAPHFAGSGPATIHFASDPLDSQRPGRVQDVYGYNEPRVDFPVKNVCDVRLSTEIRFDSAAPAGGYVELSTTYDTHQFHARLHQDGRIQLLHSRHATARAEDIVEPVLCGERAGIDTTHPRHLAVYHVDGRVGVQLDGETLDLPQPAGYRLTSQNARRLSIEQPTARLRITAVGTALTLRHLLIERDVYYLSEVQHGHYGTQGSALTLARHQYYLLGDNSPSSQDSRFGFGRDQASAIGPHLRAAAAAGEYQPGTVTADQLIGRAFLVYWPGFLRMPVVGVPLLPDFGNVRWIH, from the coding sequence GTGAAGACTTCCGAGCCCCGGCCATCGCGTCGTGCACAGCCGCAAAAAGAGTCGTGGATCGAGCAATCCGCTTCCTTCATCGGCTTCTTCATTTATCTGCTGATTCTCAAGAGCTTCTTCCTGCCACTTTTCATTATCCCCACCGGATCAATGGCGGAGACGCTGCGCGGCGCCCATGCCTTCTGCACATGCCCCAACTGCGGCGTCGCTTTCGCGGTCGGCTGGCAACCCTTGCACGGCATGCAACCCTACCACCCCGTTACCCAGTGCCCCAACTGCCGTTGGCGCCAGTCACCGCAGTCACCGGCCGCCATCGCCCCACCGCGCGGGCAACCGGATAACCGCTCCGCCCGTCCGCTCGCGGCCACAGCCGGTGACCGTATTTTCGTGCACGGCTGGACTTATGACTGGCCTTTCGCGGCCGTACCCGGACTGGGACCCGCCCGGTGGGACGTCGTTGTTTTCAAGGTGCCCACCGACGGGCAGACCAACTACATCAAGCGCCTGATCGCACTACCCGGCGAGCGCGTGGAACTCATCAACGGTGATGTCTTCATCAACGACGAGCTCGCCGCCAAACCCGACCTCGTGCAGCGCTCCCTTTGGTTTCCCTACTACAACCACGATTTCGCCCCGCGCCAGCCGGCAGGTCAGGCCAACTATTGGCCGCGATGGGCGCCACTGGGAGGAACCGGTTGGGAAGCGCTCGACACCCGCGCGCCACACTTCGCAGGCAGCGGCCCGGCCACGATTCACTTCGCCTCCGATCCGCTCGATTCACAGCGGCCCGGTCGCGTGCAGGATGTCTACGGCTACAACGAGCCGCGGGTGGACTTCCCCGTCAAGAATGTGTGCGATGTACGCCTGTCGACGGAAATTCGTTTCGACTCCGCTGCGCCTGCGGGCGGTTACGTGGAACTGAGTACCACCTACGATACCCACCAGTTCCACGCCCGCCTGCATCAGGACGGTCGGATTCAACTGCTACACAGCCGACATGCGACTGCGCGCGCTGAAGACATCGTCGAGCCCGTGCTCTGTGGCGAGCGCGCCGGGATCGATACTACCCACCCCCGACACCTCGCGGTCTACCATGTTGATGGCCGTGTAGGTGTTCAACTCGATGGTGAAACGCTGGATCTACCGCAGCCCGCGGGCTACAGGTTAACCTCGCAGAACGCACGACGCCTCTCCATCGAGCAGCCCACCGCGCGTCTGCGCATCACCGCAGTCGGCACCGCCCTCACGCTGCGGCACCTCCTGATCGAGCGCGATGTGTATTACCTTTCCGAAGTGCAGCACGGTCACTACGGCACACAGGGCAGCGCACTCACACTGGCCCGCCACCAGTACTACCTTCTGGGAGATAACAGCCCCAGCAGTCAAGATTCGCGCTTCGGTTTCGGCCGCGACCAGGCCAGTGCCATCGGCCCGCATCTGCGTGCCGCCGCGGCGGCGGGGGAATATCAGCCGGGCACGGTTACAGCGGATCAGCTCATCGGCCGCGCATTCCTGGTCTATTGGCCGGGTTTTCTGCGGATGCCCGTGGTCGGGGTCCCGTTACTGCCGGATTTCGGCAACGTCCGCTGGATTCACTGA
- a CDS encoding glycosyltransferase, giving the protein MAPMRILMLTPRLPFPPDRGDKVRPWVILQALARRHQVWLASLGEEPPRPEDLQHLRRLCADVAVFPQWHGPRLWRGGVSLLGGRSVTEGWFGDPRMVALLDRWRREIQFDALWTYSSGLARLGDQVPCGRRILDLCDVESAKWQRYARNSHTPLRLLYRVEAARVEALERVVARSCDLCLMVNERERRKLIARVGPIEAEVLRTPVAIEEFSELAPPAATLPTAPVVGMLGSMFFPPNVQGALWFGRHVWPRVRAVLPDAQWRVVGGRPVRRVRALGRLPGVEVVGYVQDIRAALAEMRVFVNPVIGDLGVQTKLIVAMAAGRPAVVTPDAAAGIDYSDPPPFLIAGAPQAFADAVVRLLRDDTQARRLAIRAYKVAHSGYDVRVLLPRIERWLRGSTDEVQPAARSIVSAERPDPVIRREVARL; this is encoded by the coding sequence ATGGCACCGATGCGAATTCTCATGCTCACGCCCCGCTTGCCGTTTCCACCGGATCGCGGTGACAAGGTGCGGCCGTGGGTGATCCTGCAGGCACTTGCGCGTCGGCACCAGGTCTGGCTGGCCTCGTTGGGAGAAGAGCCGCCCCGGCCGGAGGATCTGCAACACCTGCGGCGTTTGTGTGCGGACGTAGCCGTTTTTCCGCAGTGGCACGGGCCACGGCTGTGGCGTGGGGGCGTGAGTCTGCTGGGCGGGCGCAGCGTGACGGAAGGGTGGTTCGGTGATCCGCGCATGGTGGCGTTGCTGGACCGCTGGCGGCGGGAAATCCAGTTCGACGCGCTGTGGACCTACTCTTCCGGTCTGGCGCGTCTGGGTGACCAGGTGCCGTGCGGCCGCCGGATTCTCGACCTCTGTGACGTAGAAAGTGCCAAGTGGCAGCGGTACGCCCGCAATAGCCATACACCCCTGCGACTGCTCTACCGCGTGGAGGCCGCGCGCGTCGAGGCCCTGGAGCGCGTGGTGGCGCGGTCGTGTGACCTGTGTTTGATGGTGAATGAACGCGAACGGCGCAAGCTCATTGCGCGGGTCGGCCCGATCGAGGCCGAGGTCCTGCGCACGCCTGTGGCGATCGAGGAATTTTCGGAATTGGCGCCTCCGGCAGCGACTCTTCCGACGGCGCCTGTGGTGGGCATGCTCGGATCGATGTTCTTCCCGCCGAATGTGCAGGGCGCGCTCTGGTTCGGCCGGCACGTGTGGCCGCGCGTGCGCGCCGTGCTGCCGGATGCCCAGTGGCGCGTCGTCGGGGGGCGGCCGGTCCGCAGGGTGCGGGCGCTGGGTCGGCTGCCCGGGGTCGAAGTCGTGGGCTACGTCCAGGATATCCGCGCGGCGCTCGCCGAAATGCGCGTGTTCGTGAATCCCGTCATCGGTGATCTGGGCGTTCAGACGAAACTGATCGTCGCAATGGCGGCCGGCCGTCCCGCCGTGGTTACCCCGGATGCTGCCGCGGGCATCGACTACAGCGATCCGCCACCATTCCTGATCGCTGGTGCGCCGCAGGCGTTCGCGGATGCGGTGGTGCGACTGCTGCGGGACGACACCCAGGCCCGCCGCCTGGCGATCCGGGCGTACAAAGTGGCGCACAGTGGGTACGACGTGCGTGTGTTGCTGCCGCGCATCGAGCGCTGGCTTCGCGGTAGTACGGACGAGGTGCAACCGGCCGCGCGCTCCATCGTGTCGGCTGAGCGTCCGGATCCCGTGATCCGGCGGGAGGTGGCGCGCCTGTGA
- a CDS encoding DUF190 domain-containing protein: MKIPEQGCLLRIFIGESDRWHGRPLHEALVLRARELHMAGATVLRGPMGFGAHSRLHTTKILRLSEDLPILIEIVDSPAKIEAFLPEVDAMVTEGLVTMEDVRVLKYRADGPPE; the protein is encoded by the coding sequence ATGAAGATCCCGGAACAAGGTTGTCTGCTGCGGATTTTCATCGGCGAGAGCGACCGCTGGCACGGTCGACCGCTGCACGAGGCACTCGTGCTGAGGGCCCGGGAACTGCACATGGCCGGCGCGACGGTCCTGCGCGGGCCGATGGGTTTCGGGGCGCACAGCCGGCTGCACACGACCAAAATCCTGCGGCTGTCAGAGGATCTGCCCATTTTGATCGAGATCGTCGATAGTCCGGCCAAGATCGAGGCCTTCCTGCCCGAGGTGGACGCGATGGTGACGGAGGGGCTGGTCACCATGGAAGATGTGCGTGTGCTCAAGTACCGCGCCGACGGGCCACCGGAGTAA
- a CDS encoding GNAT family N-acetyltransferase, producing the protein MPTTTLPTTTAERARGSGVTPAARTAPRASLTTLPAPVEVRRLHARDDAAAWNALLATRPESTVFHTPAWSDAVATAFGHRSLHLGALRDGTLVGVLPLMEVRSLLAGCLHISVPYATYGGVVAVDAEARRALALAAAASAVTAGAQMLELRSAESDISDFELFPGYVGFLRTLPDDPADVPAFIPKRPRAAARHARERDGVTITHIPEHARLVWELYTRSMRRLASLSYPWRFFAALRTRLAESCWVSVAWRGRRPLCGAISLVHGDTVTPYIMGADERVRADGAANLLYLSLMERAVRAGLRGFDFGRSRADNAGAVGFKKNQGFEPQPLGYQRYITPGHTAPDLKPTNPRYALARRFWPHLPLPVCRLLSGWVARAIPG; encoded by the coding sequence ATGCCAACTACTACTCTTCCTACTACTACCGCTGAGCGCGCCCGGGGCAGCGGGGTCACGCCGGCAGCCCGCACCGCTCCGCGTGCGAGTCTCACGACGTTGCCGGCGCCGGTCGAAGTGCGCCGCCTGCACGCCCGTGATGACGCCGCGGCGTGGAATGCACTGCTTGCCACGCGGCCGGAAAGCACCGTTTTTCACACGCCGGCATGGAGCGACGCGGTGGCCACGGCGTTCGGACATCGCTCGCTGCATCTCGGGGCGCTAAGGGACGGAACGCTTGTGGGCGTGCTGCCGCTGATGGAGGTGCGCAGTCTGTTGGCGGGTTGCCTGCACATCAGCGTGCCCTATGCGACTTATGGTGGTGTCGTGGCTGTCGATGCGGAGGCACGTCGTGCACTGGCGCTGGCCGCCGCGGCCAGTGCCGTGACGGCGGGTGCCCAGATGCTCGAACTGCGCTCGGCCGAGTCCGACATTTCCGACTTCGAACTCTTCCCGGGTTACGTGGGCTTTCTGCGGACACTGCCCGACGACCCGGCGGACGTTCCCGCCTTCATTCCCAAGCGGCCGCGCGCAGCGGCCCGGCACGCCCGCGAGCGCGACGGTGTCACCATCACCCACATCCCGGAGCATGCGCGGCTGGTCTGGGAGCTTTATACCCGCAGCATGCGGCGGCTCGCATCCTTGAGCTATCCTTGGCGGTTCTTCGCAGCACTGCGCACGCGGCTGGCGGAAAGCTGCTGGGTGAGCGTGGCCTGGCGCGGCCGGCGGCCTCTTTGCGGCGCCATCAGTCTTGTCCACGGTGACACTGTGACACCCTACATCATGGGTGCCGATGAACGTGTCCGTGCGGACGGTGCAGCCAACCTGCTATATCTCAGTCTGATGGAGCGGGCCGTGCGTGCCGGACTACGCGGTTTCGACTTCGGTCGCAGCCGGGCGGACAATGCGGGAGCCGTCGGCTTCAAGAAGAACCAGGGCTTTGAGCCACAACCGCTCGGTTACCAGCGCTACATCACACCCGGCCACACGGCACCCGATCTGAAGCCGACCAATCCGCGGTATGCGTTGGCGCGGCGTTTCTGGCCGCACTTGCCGTTGCCGGTGTGCCGCCTGCTGAGTGGCTGGGTCGCGCGGGCGATTCCGGGGTAG
- the serS gene encoding serine--tRNA ligase has product MIDLKLIREQPELVRKAATDKRIRFDLDGLLALDTRRRALETEFNELRNRQRTAGEEVAKAPGARKAELSKALGQIKARLKEIDSERETVERDLRALLLLVPQIPDPAAPVGPDATGNVEVRRHGTPRLRADFGFAFRDHLELGTGLGIIDVDRGVKIAGSRNYVLRGAGALLHEAVLRLAWDHMMVRGFTPLTVPVLVNDQLMEGTGFFPLHRDEVYLCERDAQSLVGTAEVPVTGYHMDEILAEEELPKLYVARSTCFRREAGAAGKDTRGLYRIHYFDKLEQVVICAAEAAESARWHEIILRNSEEVLQKLELPYRVMEVCTGDMGQGKVRMYDIETWMPSREAYGETHSASRFHDFQARRLNLRYRRGDTGKPDYCHTLNNTVIASPRILIPLLELNQNADGSVTVPAALRGYMGGLECIRSDSLKS; this is encoded by the coding sequence GAAACGGAGTTCAACGAGCTTCGCAACCGCCAACGGACCGCCGGCGAGGAGGTCGCCAAGGCGCCCGGCGCCCGGAAAGCCGAGCTAAGCAAGGCCCTCGGCCAGATCAAGGCGCGCCTCAAGGAGATCGACAGCGAGCGCGAAACGGTCGAGCGTGATTTGCGGGCCCTGCTCCTGCTGGTTCCGCAGATTCCGGACCCCGCTGCGCCCGTGGGCCCGGATGCAACCGGCAACGTCGAGGTTCGCCGGCACGGCACGCCGAGGTTGCGCGCGGACTTCGGTTTTGCTTTTCGCGATCATCTCGAGTTGGGCACAGGGCTCGGCATCATCGACGTTGATCGCGGCGTGAAGATCGCCGGGAGCCGTAACTACGTGCTGCGCGGCGCCGGTGCCCTGCTGCACGAAGCCGTACTCCGGCTGGCCTGGGACCACATGATGGTCCGCGGCTTCACACCGCTCACCGTTCCGGTCCTGGTCAATGATCAGCTCATGGAGGGCACCGGCTTCTTCCCGCTGCATCGTGACGAGGTGTACCTCTGCGAGCGTGACGCCCAGAGTCTGGTCGGTACGGCCGAAGTGCCCGTAACCGGCTATCACATGGACGAAATCCTCGCGGAAGAGGAGTTGCCCAAGCTCTACGTAGCCCGCAGCACATGTTTCCGGCGCGAGGCCGGTGCTGCCGGCAAGGACACCCGCGGCCTTTACCGAATCCATTACTTCGACAAGCTGGAACAGGTGGTGATCTGCGCAGCAGAGGCGGCCGAATCCGCCCGCTGGCACGAGATCATCCTCCGAAATTCGGAAGAGGTACTCCAGAAGCTTGAACTGCCCTACCGCGTGATGGAGGTCTGCACCGGGGATATGGGGCAGGGCAAGGTGCGCATGTACGACATCGAGACCTGGATGCCCAGCCGCGAGGCCTACGGCGAAACGCACAGCGCCAGCCGCTTCCACGATTTCCAGGCCCGGCGGCTCAATCTGCGGTATCGCCGTGGAGACACAGGCAAACCGGACTACTGCCACACTCTGAACAACACCGTCATCGCCAGCCCACGGATCCTGATTCCGCTGCTCGAGCTCAATCAGAACGCCGACGGCAGCGTCACCGTGCCGGCGGCCCTGCGCGGGTACATGGGCGGACTGGAGTGCATCCGGTCCGACAGTTTGAAAAGCTGA
- a CDS encoding DUF3473 domain-containing protein → MGALDVVVKPVNTAGAGTTHHPLLAFSVDVEEYYHAETFYRTVPRTQWPELPRRAAPCLERLAGLLERSECRATFFVLGDTLPQLGPLLTEFARRGHELACHGYGHDHLERLTPAMFRTDVRRARDALQQHTGVTPRGYRAPTFSITARTAWALDVLLDEGFSYDASIFPIRHDRYGVPTAPATPFQAIAPSGRELLEFPPLTQAWPAAQHALLRLPLGGGGYLRLLPVRWIMRALRRATRAGEPAVLYVHPWELDPGQPVLPHGRLARWRHRVNLGRTEAKLARLFAAYRFTTCARVLGGLRPETLPRFDLAGTNLRA, encoded by the coding sequence ATGGGTGCTCTCGATGTGGTGGTGAAGCCGGTCAACACGGCCGGCGCGGGAACAACGCATCATCCGTTGCTGGCCTTCTCTGTGGACGTGGAAGAGTACTACCATGCCGAGACTTTCTATCGGACGGTGCCGCGCACGCAATGGCCGGAGTTGCCGCGGCGGGCGGCGCCCTGCCTGGAGCGTCTGGCGGGACTGTTGGAGCGCAGTGAGTGCCGGGCAACGTTCTTCGTCCTGGGTGACACGCTTCCGCAATTGGGTCCGTTGTTGACCGAGTTCGCCCGCCGCGGGCATGAGCTCGCCTGTCACGGGTATGGGCATGATCATCTTGAGCGGCTTACGCCGGCCATGTTCCGCACGGACGTCCGCCGTGCCCGCGACGCGCTGCAGCAGCACACCGGGGTGACGCCGCGCGGCTACCGCGCGCCGACTTTCTCCATCACGGCGCGTACCGCCTGGGCGCTCGATGTGCTGCTTGACGAGGGGTTCAGTTACGACGCCAGCATCTTCCCGATCCGGCACGACCGCTACGGCGTACCGACGGCACCGGCGACTCCCTTTCAAGCCATTGCTCCCTCCGGCCGCGAACTGCTGGAGTTTCCCCCGCTCACGCAGGCCTGGCCGGCGGCGCAGCACGCGCTGTTGCGCCTGCCCTTGGGCGGCGGCGGCTACCTGCGTCTGTTGCCCGTACGGTGGATCATGCGGGCCCTCCGGCGGGCGACTCGCGCGGGTGAACCGGCCGTGCTCTACGTGCATCCGTGGGAGCTCGACCCCGGCCAACCGGTCCTGCCCCATGGACGGCTGGCGCGGTGGCGGCACCGCGTGAACCTGGGCCGGACAGAAGCGAAGCTCGCACGCTTGTTCGCAGCATACCGCTTCACCACCTGCGCACGGGTGCTGGGAGGCCTGCGGCCGGAAACGCTGCCGCGGTTCGACCTGGCCGGGACGAATCTCAGAGCGTAA
- a CDS encoding glycosyltransferase, with the protein MISGRQIVCIASNWHDHPTSKHHVMRLLAEQNDVIWVNYHASRRPRLSGTDTRLIWRRIRQALRPPERVLPRLTVLSPLLIPLPASPLARRINGWLLARQIRSALRASGDASHSDTAHAARPVQLWLFAPDIPEVIRPLGAERKVYYCVDDFAGFSGYDAALVERLEAATVAASDLVVATSPELFEARRRQHTRVHLVSHGVDYEHFAVTPTLPAHEIPLELRGHPRPVFGYMGLISDYVDLALLAAAARNRPDWSFVLVGEARCELGELAGLSNVHVLGGRSYADLPRYCRGFDVGLIPFRMSRLTRAVNPIKLREYLAAGLPVVSSPMTAVLPYRPAVQTAETLPEFLAACEAALEQAAHVPAVARQVLVRDEGWRRRITDLALLVQELPLTPTGAQEQLEHAPAGDPVRRQVPVAV; encoded by the coding sequence GTGATCAGCGGCCGCCAGATCGTGTGCATTGCCAGCAACTGGCACGATCATCCCACCAGCAAGCACCACGTCATGCGTCTGCTCGCCGAGCAGAATGATGTGATCTGGGTGAATTACCATGCGTCGCGGCGGCCGCGTCTGAGTGGCACCGATACCCGCCTGATCTGGCGCCGCATTCGGCAGGCCCTGCGCCCGCCGGAGCGGGTGTTGCCGCGGCTGACGGTGCTGTCACCCCTGCTGATTCCCTTGCCCGCATCCCCGCTCGCGCGGCGGATCAACGGTTGGCTGTTGGCGCGGCAGATTCGTTCGGCCCTACGGGCTTCGGGGGACGCCTCCCACTCCGACACGGCGCATGCTGCACGACCGGTGCAGCTCTGGCTCTTTGCACCGGACATTCCCGAGGTGATCCGACCGCTGGGCGCGGAGCGCAAGGTTTATTACTGCGTGGATGATTTCGCCGGATTCAGTGGATACGACGCTGCCCTGGTCGAGCGACTGGAGGCCGCGACCGTTGCGGCAAGTGATCTCGTCGTGGCGACGTCACCCGAACTGTTCGAAGCTCGTCGGCGGCAACACACACGTGTGCATCTGGTTTCGCACGGCGTCGACTATGAGCACTTCGCGGTGACCCCCACCCTGCCGGCGCATGAGATTCCACTCGAGCTGCGCGGACACCCGCGCCCGGTGTTCGGTTACATGGGGCTCATCAGCGACTATGTGGACCTCGCGCTGCTTGCGGCCGCGGCCCGGAATCGACCGGACTGGTCGTTCGTCCTGGTCGGCGAGGCGCGCTGTGAGCTGGGTGAACTGGCCGGTCTGAGCAACGTGCACGTGCTGGGCGGGCGATCGTACGCAGACCTGCCGCGTTATTGTCGTGGATTCGATGTGGGGTTGATCCCGTTCCGCATGAGCCGCCTGACACGTGCGGTCAACCCGATCAAGCTACGGGAGTACCTGGCAGCGGGTCTGCCGGTGGTTTCTTCGCCGATGACCGCGGTGCTGCCGTACCGGCCGGCGGTGCAGACCGCCGAGACGCTGCCCGAATTCCTTGCGGCCTGTGAGGCGGCCTTGGAGCAGGCGGCGCACGTGCCGGCGGTCGCGCGGCAGGTCCTTGTCCGTGACGAGGGTTGGCGCCGCCGCATCACGGATCTTGCGCTGCTGGTGCAGGAACTACCCCTTACTCCAACGGGTGCTCAGGAGCAACTTGAGCATGCCCCCGCGGGGGACCCCGTGCGCCGACAGGTGCCTGTGGCGGTGTAG
- a CDS encoding DsrE family protein, with amino-acid sequence MRTVLVLNHDQMGQGDPALGRKILGTFLRKAPALQELHAIVLFNSGARLVAADSPVLIELTQLHDNGVDLRPCGTCLDFYGVIPAIGQVSNMDEIVHELATAEKVITL; translated from the coding sequence ATGCGAACGGTACTTGTACTCAACCATGACCAGATGGGGCAGGGCGATCCGGCTCTGGGTCGCAAGATCCTCGGTACGTTTCTGCGAAAGGCCCCGGCGCTTCAGGAACTCCACGCAATCGTGTTGTTCAACAGTGGGGCGAGACTCGTGGCGGCCGACTCACCCGTCCTGATCGAACTCACCCAATTGCACGATAACGGCGTCGACCTGCGCCCGTGCGGCACGTGCCTCGATTTCTACGGCGTCATTCCGGCGATCGGGCAGGTCTCGAATATGGATGAGATCGTGCACGAGCTGGCGACCGCAGAAAAGGTCATTACGCTCTGA
- a CDS encoding DUF1080 domain-containing protein, with translation MNAARGGVIFGVLLGFVGVVQAELEPGLLVKLYDVGVDLRSVPELVTGQTPNHVRTVPTLDLVLDRGDFGDLREQFVTEVRGLLRTTAPGSYRLRLRCDDGALLWLNGRLLIDHDGLHGPEPKDSAPFELPPGDHALYIRHFQAGAGAQLTLEWATPEDGPDAFTLVPADALWHTATPTPQTSPGRKHVIPALRRGRPGDGRPLTELHPAFRRVPRGAQLDPYLLSWFKDGRLSHMGTPRPEGAGPVVVWLPPEERPYLYGVAMPLLGATYADHVAVWLVQGGEAKRIVVVDDGAAPPQGVVFRFGLGGPSSMVESGDVAFELRDVRALANGLELEFTQPLDPRVGWETEAYYLEQWPFDLRANREPQRDGRVYPVKSATVSEDRRQVFLETDELRTSHVVYLRLLPPCVSEQGALPWTTEAWLTLNALPERRGTPRPAPPIEPQNILSPEQVRAGWRLLFDGRTTAGWRGWRRDTAPAGWEVRDGCLVRVGPGGDICTEDQFENFELVLEWRISPGGNSGIFFRASEERNYPWETGPEMQVLDNAEHADGRSPLTSAGADYALHAPLRDVTRPVGLFNEARIRMQGAQVEYWLNGERIVQYEIGSEDWERRVAASKFSQMPGFGRAPRGHVVLQDHGDRVWYRNIRIRELPPGTTDRKTD, from the coding sequence ATGAATGCTGCGCGCGGTGGTGTGATTTTCGGCGTGCTGCTCGGGTTTGTGGGAGTAGTGCAAGCAGAGCTTGAGCCGGGGCTGCTCGTCAAGCTGTACGACGTCGGAGTGGATCTGCGCTCCGTACCCGAACTGGTCACCGGGCAGACCCCCAACCACGTCCGTACCGTTCCGACGCTCGATCTCGTTCTCGACCGGGGCGATTTCGGCGATCTGCGCGAACAATTCGTCACCGAGGTGCGCGGTCTGCTGCGCACCACGGCGCCCGGCAGCTACCGGTTGCGGTTGCGCTGTGACGATGGCGCCCTCCTCTGGCTCAACGGACGGCTGCTGATCGATCATGACGGCTTGCACGGTCCGGAGCCGAAGGACAGCGCCCCCTTTGAACTGCCGCCCGGTGACCATGCGCTCTACATCCGGCATTTTCAGGCCGGTGCCGGCGCTCAACTCACGCTCGAATGGGCTACACCCGAGGATGGTCCCGACGCGTTCACCCTCGTGCCGGCCGACGCTCTCTGGCATACGGCAACGCCCACGCCGCAGACCTCCCCGGGCAGAAAGCACGTCATACCCGCCCTGCGGCGCGGTCGCCCGGGCGACGGTCGGCCGCTTACAGAACTGCACCCCGCATTCCGGCGCGTACCACGCGGTGCGCAGCTCGATCCCTATTTGCTCTCCTGGTTCAAGGATGGCCGCCTGTCCCACATGGGCACGCCGCGCCCGGAAGGCGCCGGACCCGTTGTTGTCTGGCTGCCACCGGAGGAACGACCATATCTCTATGGCGTCGCGATGCCGCTGTTAGGGGCGACTTACGCCGATCACGTTGCCGTCTGGCTCGTACAGGGCGGCGAGGCGAAACGTATCGTGGTCGTTGACGACGGTGCCGCACCTCCCCAGGGCGTCGTGTTCCGATTCGGCCTGGGGGGGCCATCCAGCATGGTCGAAAGCGGGGACGTCGCGTTCGAGCTGCGCGACGTGCGTGCCTTGGCCAACGGACTGGAGCTCGAGTTCACCCAACCGCTCGATCCGCGCGTGGGCTGGGAGACTGAGGCGTACTACCTCGAACAATGGCCATTCGACCTTCGCGCCAACCGCGAACCACAGCGTGACGGACGCGTCTATCCCGTGAAGTCCGCGACCGTCTCGGAGGATCGCCGCCAGGTGTTCCTCGAGACGGACGAATTGCGAACATCGCATGTGGTTTACCTCCGGCTGCTGCCGCCGTGCGTGTCAGAGCAAGGTGCTCTGCCGTGGACAACCGAAGCGTGGCTGACCCTGAATGCGCTACCGGAGCGGCGCGGCACCCCGCGCCCAGCGCCGCCCATCGAACCACAGAATATTCTAAGCCCTGAGCAGGTTCGCGCCGGATGGCGCCTGCTCTTTGACGGCCGGACGACCGCGGGCTGGCGCGGCTGGCGACGCGACACGGCCCCCGCGGGCTGGGAAGTCCGCGACGGTTGCCTGGTGCGTGTCGGCCCCGGTGGGGACATCTGCACGGAGGACCAGTTCGAGAATTTCGAGTTGGTGCTCGAATGGCGCATCTCGCCGGGTGGTAACAGCGGCATCTTCTTCCGTGCCTCGGAAGAGCGCAACTACCCCTGGGAGACCGGGCCGGAAATGCAGGTGCTCGACAACGCGGAGCACGCTGACGGCCGCAGCCCGCTCACGTCGGCCGGCGCGGACTACGCCCTGCATGCACCGCTGCGGGACGTAACCCGACCGGTAGGTTTATTCAACGAGGCCCGTATTCGCATGCAGGGGGCGCAAGTCGAGTACTGGCTCAACGGGGAGCGGATCGTGCAGTATGAAATCGGAAGCGAGGATTGGGAGCGCCGTGTCGCCGCGAGCAAATTTTCACAAATGCCGGGTTTCGGCCGTGCTCCGCGCGGACACGTGGTGCTACAGGACCACGGTGACCGGGTGTGGTACCGGAACATCCGCATTCGAGAATTGCCGCCGGGAACAACAGATCGCAAGACCGATTAG
- the crcB gene encoding fluoride efflux transporter CrcB — MQVTLERCGVVAVAGGLGSVARYLLAGWTQALVGPTFPLGTLAVNLSGCFAIGVLFPLLTERLLVPEHVRIALLIGFLGGFTTFSTLGLETYKLLEAGQLLRALANVLLSVVLGLVAVWAGFRLVVWWGGSGAP, encoded by the coding sequence ATGCAGGTGACGCTGGAGCGCTGCGGAGTGGTGGCCGTGGCCGGTGGGCTGGGATCGGTAGCACGCTACCTGCTCGCGGGCTGGACACAGGCGCTGGTGGGACCGACGTTTCCCCTCGGAACGCTCGCGGTGAACCTGAGCGGTTGCTTCGCGATCGGTGTGCTGTTTCCGCTGCTCACGGAACGGCTGCTGGTCCCTGAGCATGTGCGCATCGCGTTGTTGATCGGATTTCTCGGCGGCTTTACGACGTTCTCGACACTCGGACTGGAGACGTACAAGCTGCTGGAAGCAGGACAATTGCTGCGAGCGCTGGCCAATGTGCTGCTCAGTGTGGTCCTGGGATTGGTGGCCGTGTGGGCGGGGTTCCGCCTCGTCGTCTGGTGGGGTGGGAGTGGAGCACCATGA